One Drosophila kikkawai strain 14028-0561.14 chromosome 3L, DkikHiC1v2, whole genome shotgun sequence genomic window carries:
- the nan gene encoding transient receptor potential cation channel subfamily V member 5 encodes MGNTESNVTSGVKKQAGVSTQALYKFVNLKGGGLLVDMMKRACQTKQFAEIDHAIKTKVEPFLYNKGAGRYFPISKLVLLRNRDRPRTRQLPEIRALENPDDDFNIHDYCPEVSEAEYISNPSAYRFVCWDLNMRGAVGETILHLCLLNASSLHADLAKRLLKFYPKLILDIYMSDEYYGESVLHIAIVNEDPAMVKYLLDANADVQERCCGAFMSAEDTKFSRTDSPDHEYVALCPMTNYDGYVYWGEYPLSFAACLSQEECFRLVLARGADPDFQDTNGNTVLHMLVIYEKIEMFDVGYEVGSNIHVKNIQNLTPLTLAAKLGRVEMFFHVMSIEREIYWQLGSITCAAYPLLMIDTINEETGNINKDSVLNFVVFGDKLEHLELLDGVVIDLLKTKWDTFCKSRFYKQFYMFAFYFLISLFSFILRPGPDNKDEEEEGANSTTVKNDLYRQNGSESFHRQTKRGSLSTEYKTFWLNFTDYYDPSEVEVLPAWWESYAQCPLMNLESDLAKLRIMAELINFVGAILYLLVALREARFLGVKMFIENLMTAPSRVMFLFSCALMMTIPWLRVSCLTEIDDHVTVVIMLTTAPYFLFFCRGFKTVGPFVVMIYRMVMGDLLRFVSIYLVFVLGFSQAFYIIFLTFDSPSTPEDQDAESNPMPSPMESIVAMFLMSLTNFGDYYGAMVSTQHEYEAKILFFLFMVIVSVLLVNMLIAMMGNTYQKIAEIRNEWQRQWARIVLVVERSVPPAERLKNFMHYSQPMSDGRRALVLRLNMTDEEKEEMKEVQEMKRIHQRFSKKRQMEREARARRRQQEYEKFFGAAPKSDNSENNNF; translated from the exons ATGGGGAATACGGAGAGCAATGTGACCAGTGGGGTCAAAAAACAGGCGGGAGTCTCAACCCAGGCCCTCTACAAGTTCGTGAACCTCAAGGGCGGCGGCCTCCTGGTGGACATGATGAAGAGGGCTTGCCAGACGAAACAGTTTGCCGAGATTGATCACGCCATCAAGACCAAGGTGGAGCCTTTTTTGTATAACAAGGGCGCCGGAAGATATTTTCCCATCTCGAAGCTCGTCCTGCTGCGGAACAGGGATCGACCCCGCACCCGTCAACTGCCAGAGATTCGGGCTCTGGAGAATCCCGATGATGACTTCAATATCCACGACTACTGCCCCGAAGTGTCTGAGGCGGAGTATATCTCCAATCCAAGTGCCTATCGATTTGTTTGCTGGGATTTAAAT ATGCGCGGTGCTGTTGGCGAAACCATCCTCCATTTGTGCCTGTTGAACGCCTCCTCGCTACACGCTGATCTTGCCAAGCGGCTGCTCAAGTTCTATCCTAAGCTCATTCTGGATATATACATGAGCGACGAGTACTACGGAGAGAGTGTCCTGCATATAGCCATAGTCAACGAGGATCCGGCTATGGTAAAGTACTTGCTAGATGCCAATGCAGATGTCCAAGAGCG CTGTTGCGGCGCCTTTATGTCAGCGGAGGACACCAAGTTCTCCCGCACAGATTCCCCAGATCACGAGTATGTGGCTCTTTGCCCCATGACCAACTACGATGGCTATGTCTATTGGGGAGAATATCCCCTAAGTTTCGCCGCCTGTCTCTCGCAGGAGGAGTGCTTTCGGTTGGTCTTGGCCCGCGGAGCCGATCCAGACTTCCAGGACACTAATGGCAACACTGTCCTCCACATGCTGGTCATCTACGAAAAGATTGAAATGTTTGATGTGGGCTACGAGGTGGGATCAAATATCCACGTGAAGAACATACAGAATCTCACTCCTCTTACCTTGGCCGCCAAGCTGGGACGAGTTGAGATGTTCTTCCATGTGATGAGCATCGAGAGAGAGATTTACTGGCAACTGGGAAGCATCACTTGCGCAGCTTATCCTCTTTTGATGATTGATACTATCAACGAGGAGACTGGGAATATCAACAAGGACTCTGTGCTTAATTTTGTGGTTTTTGGGGACAAGCTGGAGCATTTGGAGCTGCTCGATGGCGTGGTCATTGATCTGCTCAAGACCAAGTGGGACACGTTCTGCAAGTCGCGATTCTACAAGCAGTTTTACATGTTCGCCTTTTACTTTCTGATCTCGCTGTTCAGCTTTATCCTGCGACCAGGTCCAGACAacaaggacgaggaggaggagggagcCAACAGCACCACGGTTAAAAATGATTTGTACAGGCAGAATGGCTCGGAATCCTTTCACCGCCAGACAAAAAGGGGATCTTTGAGTACAGAATATA AAACCTTTTGGCTTAACTTTACCGATTACTATGATCCCTCCGAGGTGGAGGTCCTGCCTGCCTGGTGGGAGAGCTATGCCCAGTGTCCCTTGATGAATCTGGAATCCGATTTGGCCAAGCTCCGAATTATGGCGGAGTTAATCAACTTTGTGGGAGCTATACTCTACCTTCTGGTGGCCCTGCGCGAGGCTCGTTTCCTGGGCgtcaaaatgtttattgaGAATTTG ATGACGGCTCCCTCGCGGGTTATGTTTCTGTTTTCGTGTGCCCTGATGATGACCATTCCCTGGCTAAGAGTATCCTGCCTCACCGAGATCGATGATCATGTGACTGTTGTGATAATGCTAACCACTGCTCCGTATTTTCTGTTCTTCTGTCG TGGCTTCAAGACCGTGGGTCCCTTCGTGGTGATGATATACCGCATGGTCATGGGAGATCTACTCCGATTCGTCTCCATCTATTTGGTGTTTGTTTTGGGCTTCTCGCAGGCTTTCTACATAATTTTTCTGACCTTTGACAGCCCATCTACACCGGAGGATCAGGATGCGGAATCCAATCCAATGCCATCGCCAATGGAGTCTATAGTGGCCATGTTCCTGATGTCGCTCACCAACTTTGGAGATTACTATGGCGCTATGGTGTCCACACAGCACGAGTACGAGGCAAAGATCCTGTTCTTTCTCTTCATGGTGATTGTGAGCGTGCTCCTGGTGAACATGTTGATTGCCATGATGGGAAATACCTACCAGAAGATTGCCGAGATTCGCAACGAGTGGCAGCGCCAGTGGGCGAGGATCGTGCTCGTGGTGGAGCGAAGTGTCCCACCCGCCGAGCGATTGAAGAACTTCATGCACTATAGTCAGCCAATGTCAGATGGACGACGAGCCCTGGTTCTACGCCTCAACATGACT gacgaggagaaggaggagatgAAAGAGGTGCAAGAGATGAAGCGCATCCATCAGCGATTCTCCAAGAAGCGGCAGATGGAGCGGGAGGCCCGGGCTCGTCGTCGCCAGCAGGAGTACGAAAAGTTCTTTGGCGCCGCCCCCAAGTCGGATAACTCCGAAAACAATAACTTTTAA
- the LOC108083048 gene encoding hssA/B-like protein 36 → MGGGTLGGGGGSTIGGGTLGGGSVLGHGTAMSSSTVGMGPCPPPGTLMHGANGGNGGNPGNVYGNGNGGVGGQNTAPGSVIDSRAVSVVVTLPGGPGAQHPGQALSDYGPI, encoded by the coding sequence ATGGGCGGCGGCAccctcggcggcggcggcggcagcaccaTTGGGGGCGGCACCCTAGGCGGCGGCAGTGTGCTGGGTCACGGCACGGCGATGAGCAGCAGCACGGTCGGCATGGGCCCCTGCCCTCCCCCCGGCACCTTGATGCACGGAGCCAACGGTGGCAACGGTGGCAATCCGGGCAATGTCTACGGCAACGGCAATGGCGGCGTGGGCGGCCAAAACACAGCACCTGGGTCCGTGATTGATTCGCGGGCCGTCTCCGTGGTGGTGACGCTGCCGGGCGGCCCGGGTGCCCAGCATCCGGGCCAGGCGCTCAGCGACTACGGTCCCATATAG
- the fz2 gene encoding frizzled-2, which produces MSHNRLRVLVLALVLILTSCRGDGPQHSPDHGLGMGMGMGGHGLDASPAPGYGVPAIPKDPNLRCEEITIPMCRGIGYNMTSFPNEMNHETQDEAGLEVHQFWPLVEIKCSPDLKFFLCSMYTPICLEDYHKPLPVCRSVCERARSGCAPIMQQYSFEWPERMACEHLPLHGDPDNLCMEQPSYTEAGSGGSSGGSGGSGSGSGSGGKRKQGGSGSGGSGASGSGGSTSSAKCRGRNSKNCQNPQGEKASGKECSCSCRSPLIFLGKEQLLQQQAQSPMMHHPHHWYMNLTVQRIAGVPNCGIPCKGPFFSNEEKDFAGLWIALWSGLCFCSTLMTLTTFIIDTERFKYPERPIVFLSACYFMVAVGYLSRNFLQNEEIACDGLLLRESSTGPHSCTLVFLLTYFFGMASSIWWVILSFTWFLAAGLKWGNEAITKHSQYFHLAAWLIPTVQSVAVLLLSAVDGDPILGICYVGNLNPDHLKTFVLAPLFVYLVIGTTFLMAGFVSLFRIRSVIKQQGGVGAGVKADKLEKLMIRIGIFSVLYTVPATIVIGCYLYEAAYFEDWIKALACPCAQVKGPGKKPLYSVLMLKYFMALAVGITSGVWIWSGKTLESWRRFWRRLFGAPDRTGANQALIKQRPPIPHPYAGSGMGMPVGSAAGSLLATPYTQAGGASVASTSHHHLHHHVLKQPAASHV; this is translated from the coding sequence ATGAGCCACAATCGACTGAGAGTCCTTGTACTCGCACTCGTCCTGATCCTGACATCGTGCCGAGGGGACGGACCGCAGCACAGTCCCGACCATGGCCTaggcatgggcatgggcatgggcgGTCACGGCTTGGACGCGAGTCCAGCGCCTGGCTACGGAGTGCCGGCCATTCCAAAGGATCCCAATCTGCGGTGCGAAGAGATCACCATACCCATGTGCCGGGGCATCGGCTACAATATGACATCCTTTCCCAACGAAATGAACCACGAGACCCAGGACGAGGCCGGCCTGGAGGTCCACCAGTTCTGGCCCCTGGTGGAGATCAAGTGCTCGCCCGATCTCAAGTTCTTCCTGTGCAGCATGTACACGCCCATTTGCCTGGAGGACTACCACAAGCCCCTGCCCGTCTGCCGGAGTGTGTGCGAGCGAGCGCGGTCCGGTTGTGCGCCCATCATGCAGCAGTACAGCTTCGAGTGGCCGGAGCGCATGGCCTGTGAGCACCTGCCGCTCCACGGTGATCCCGACAACCTGTGCATGGAGCAGCCTTCCTACACGGAggcgggcagcggcggcagctctGGTGGTTCGGGAGGCTCTGGCAGCGGCTCGGGCTCAGGAGGAAAACGGAAGCAAGGAGGAAGTGGCTCCGGAGGAAGCGGAGCCAGTGGCAGCGGTGGCTCCACCAGCAGCGCCAAGTGCCGTGGACGCAATTCAAAAAACTGCCAAAACCCCCAAGGAGAAAAGGCAAGCGGAAAAGAGTGCAGCTGCTCGTGCCGCTCCCCACTCATCTTCCTGGGGAAGGAgcagctcctgcagcagcaggcgcagtCACCAATGATGCATCATCCCCACCACTGGTACATGAACCTCACTGTCCAAAGGATCGCCGGCGTTCCAAACTGCGGCATACCGTGCAAGGGTCCGTTCTTCAGCAACGAAGAAAAGGACTTCGCCGGCCTCTGGATCGCTCTGTGGTCGGGTCTGTGCTTCTGCAGCACGCTCATGACCCTAACCACATTCATCATCGACACCGAAAGGTTTAAGTACCCGGAGCGGCCCATCGTCTTCCTCTCCGCCTGCTACTTCATGGTGGCCGTTGGCTACTTGTCCCGGAACTTCCTGCAGAACGAGGAGATTGCCTGCGATGGCCTGCTCCTGAGGGAGAGCTCTACGGGTCCGCACTCGTGCACCCTGGTCTTCCTACTCACCTACTTCTTCGGCATGGCCTCCTCCATTTGGTGGGTCATCCTCAGCTTCACCTGGTTCCTGGCAGCCGGCCTGAAGTGGGGCAACGAGGCCATCACCAAGCACTCCCAGTACTTCCACCTGGCTGCCTGGCTCATCCCCACGGTGCAATCCGTGGCCGTGCTCCTGCTGTCGGCTGTGGACGGCGACCCCATTCTGGGCATCTGCTATGTGGGCAACCTCAATCCCGATCACCTGAAGACCTTTGTGCTGGCCCCGCTTTTCGTTTACCTGGTGATTGGAACCACCTTCCTGATGGCCGGCTTCGTGTCGCTGTTCAGGATTCGATCGGTGATCAAGCAGCAGGGCGGCGTTGGAGCCGGCGTCAAAGCCGACAAGCTGGAGAAGCTTATGATCAGGATTGGCATCTTCTCGGTGCTATACACAGTCCCGGCCACCATTGTCATCGGCTGCTACCTGTACGAGGCGGCTTATTTCGAGGACTGGATCAAGGCGCTGGCCTGTCCCTGTGCACAGGTCAAGGGACCCGGCAAGAAGCCCCTCTACTCCGTGCTGATGCTCAAGTACTTCATGGCCCTGGCCGTGGGCATCACCTCAGGAGTATGGATCTGGTCCGGCAAGACTCTGGAGAGCTGGCGACGCTTCTGGAGGAGACTCTTTGGGGCGCCCGATCGCACGGGCGCCAATCAGGCGCTGATTAAGCAGCGTCCTCCAATCCCGCATCCCTATGCCGGATCTGGTATGGGCATGCCCGTGGGCTCGGCGGCGGGCTCGCTGCTGGCCACACCATACACCCAGGCGGGCGGCGCCTCGGTGGCCTCCACCAGCCACCACCACCTGCACCACCATGTTCTCAAGCAGCCGGCGGCCAGCCACGTATGA